TCGCGAGGAAATCCGCGTCCAGATCGTCCAAGTGATCGAGAACCCAAAGGAGTTCCTCGGCCCGGTCGGCGACCACCTCCGTGCACTCCGGCTCCTTGACGTCGTCGAGGAGCTTCAGCCACGGCTTGCGGTCGTCTACCTCGCTTTTCCCTCCTTCTTCTTCCTTCCGAGGGCGAGGTCAAGGACCTTGTCGACGATCCACTCCATCTGGTCCTCGGTGAGCGCCTTGGACTGTTCCAGCGCCGTGTAGGCGTCCTCGCCGAGAACGCGACTGAGGAGGGGGGCGGTGGCGAGGTCGCGGCCGTGTTCGCGGGCTTCGCGGAGGAACTCCAGGGCGACGCCCGGGGGGATGGACTTGGGGATCGTGTACTCGTCGTCGCCGATGAAGAACAGCGGGACGCGCTCTTCGATGACGTCTTCGTTGGCGGGGATGTGGATGGGCTCGAAGTCGCCCGTGTCGGCGGTGCCGTTGACGGCCTTGGCGGCCTGCGTGCGGGCGGCGGTCGTCTGGCGGGTGCGGGACTTGGTGGTGGATGCCATGGGTGGTGCTCCTCGCTACGGGCAGGGGTGGGCGACCGACTAGCTGGTCTGATCCACAATGTGGAAGGGGGCGATGACGCTGGACACGTAGTGGCCGGCGAACTTCACCGGGATGAGCGTCTGCTTGTCCTTGGTGTAGGCCAGCTCGCTGCTGTCGGTGTTGAGCATGCGGCGGCCGATGACGCGGCGAGTGAACTGGCTGGGCGCGTAGCCGTCCATCATGAGCGCGAAGTAGCTGGGCTGCGTCGCCGAGCTCGACACGTTCGGGTCGTAGCTCTTCCAGCCCGCGCCGGAAGCCGAGGTGCCCCCGTTGAGGGATAGCGACAGGTTCTCCAGCGTCGCCTCCGCGAGGGAAGTCTCGATGGTGAAGTCCGCTTTCGTCAGACGGGAGCCGACGCGCAGAGTGATCTGGTCGACCTCCAGCTCCGAGTACGTCTGGTCGACGGAC
This portion of the Streptomyces canus genome encodes:
- a CDS encoding phage tail tube protein, with amino-acid sequence MAVTTTNLIQGPATLYKGAFGATEPTDTAVNAAPAASAWTDLGGTQDGVKLSVDQTYSELEVDQITLRVGSRLTKADFTIETSLAEATLENLSLSLNGGTSASGAGWKSYDPNVSSSATQPSYFALMMDGYAPSQFTRRVIGRRMLNTDSSELAYTKDKQTLIPVKFAGHYVSSVIAPFHIVDQTS